A stretch of DNA from Bradyrhizobium algeriense:
AGCCCCCGCCGGCCGGTCAGGCATTGCTCGCCCTGCCGAATGTCATCATGGCGCCGCATGTCGCAGGCGTCACGGTGGAAGCCGTCGACCGGATGAGCGAGCAGACCGCCCGCAACATTCTGAGCGTGCTGGATGGCGAACCCGTGCGCCAGAACGTGATCAATCAGGATGTGCTCGGCTAAATCGCCCGCAAGTCAATGACCCCGGGCGCGGCCGGTCCACCGACCGGCCGGCAAGCGAGGTATCTAGCATGGCCTTCAAGGAATACGGCAATTACGACGCGGTCGGCCTTGCCGAACTGGTTCGGAAGAAAGAAGTCGCGGCCAGGGAATTGCTCGACGAGGCCATCGCCCGTACCGCGAAGGTCGATCCGCAGATCAACGCGGTCGTGGTCAAGCATTACGACTATGCCGAACGCCAGGTCGAGCACGGCCTGCCCGACGGCCCCTTTACCGGCGTACCGTTCCTGCTGAAGGACCTCGATCTCCTGGAGGGCACGCGCACGACCTCCGGCGCCACGGTCCTGAAGGATTTTGTGGCCGACCACAGTGGCACGCTGGCGCAGCGCTTTCTCGATACTGGCGTCTCGATCTTCGGCAAGAGCTCCAGTCCCGAATTCGGCCTGATGCCGACGACGGAGTCGCGCCTGCACGGGCCGACCCGCAATCCCTGGAATCTCGAGCATTCTTCCGGCGGTTCGTCGGGTGGCGCGGCAGCGGCCGTTGCCGCCCGCATCCTCCCTGTCGCGCATGCCAGCGATGGCGGCGGCTCGATCCGGATCCCCGCCTCCGCGTCCGGCGTGTTCGGCTTGAAGCCGACCCGGGCGCGCAATCCGCTCGGCCCCGATCGCGGCGAAGGCTGGGGTGGCTTCTCCTGCGGCCACGTCGTGAGCATCAGCGTGCGCGACAGCGCTGTCATGATGGACGCAATCCACGGTCCCGAGCCTTCGAGCCCCTACATGGTGCCGCCGCCGGAACGGCCGTTTTCGCAGGAAGTCGGCCGCGATCCGGGTAAGCTCCGCATCGCCTTCACCGACAAATCGCCGTATGG
This window harbors:
- a CDS encoding amidase yields the protein MAFKEYGNYDAVGLAELVRKKEVAARELLDEAIARTAKVDPQINAVVVKHYDYAERQVEHGLPDGPFTGVPFLLKDLDLLEGTRTTSGATVLKDFVADHSGTLAQRFLDTGVSIFGKSSSPEFGLMPTTESRLHGPTRNPWNLEHSSGGSSGGAAAAVAARILPVAHASDGGGSIRIPASASGVFGLKPTRARNPLGPDRGEGWGGFSCGHVVSISVRDSAVMMDAIHGPEPSSPYMVPPPERPFSQEVGRDPGKLRIAFTDKSPYGDAIDPEIAAAVRVIAGLLAGLGHHVEERAPVLAADPAAAMTTIVGGNTALTVRLIEQRLGRAATENDFEILTLAFAHNAQKTTATDYVAAQLAAFQISRSLAAFFESCDVFLCPTLCAPPLRIGELNAMSEDLSHIPPILRRYMPGTAMFNMSGQPAMSVPLAWNKAGLPLGMMFSARFGDEATLFRLAGQLEQERPWKSRIPPVCA